Sequence from the Thermoplasmata archaeon genome:
TGTTATAGAGACGGATTCGCCCTTCGAAAACGGTTTGGAGACCGCCGCTCCGCCTGCGCCGCGCGCCGCGGCACCGGGAGGGCGCGGAGGTCAGCGGGCAAGCGCTCGCGGTTTCGCGCGCTTCGGCTCCACGAGCTCGCCGAGCGGCTTCGCGACCGGTGATTCCTCGGACGCTTCATCGAGCGACCCGCGTTCCTCGAGCACCGCGAGCTGCCGCCAGAACGCCCGCATACGCTCGTCGTCGTATTCGTCGCACATCGTTTCCCTCGGGTGCGCAGGCCGTCCGAGGGCATGAGGGTTTCGCGTTCGCACCAGGAGGGAAGGAGCGCAACCGCCTGAAGTGAGCTGGGATGTATCGTGATTGATAACTCGCCCACAACGGTAAAATGAGCACCTTCGGTAATCCGTGGCGTCGAGCGGACTCCTATGGACACGAAGCGGATGAAGGTCAAGGTCTGCCTGGTCGGGGAAGCTGCGGTGGGGAAGACCTCCCTTATCCGGCGCTTCGTCCTCGACAACTTCGATGACAAGTACATCCAGACCCTCGGGACCAAGGTCTCGAAGAAGGAGCTGTCCGCCGCCAACGTAGACCCAGCCGGCGACATGAAGATCGACATGACCATCTGGGACATCATGGGCCAGAAGGGTTTCCGCGAGCTCCTCAAGGAGGCGTACTTCTACGGAGCCAAAGGGATTCTCGCGGTGTGCGACGCGACCCGCCGCAAGACGCTCGAAGATCTGGACGACTGGATCGAGGGCGTCTACAGCGTCACGGGGAAGATCCCCATCGAGTTCCTCGCGAACAAGGTCGACCTGAAGGACCAAATCCAGGTCACCGAGGACGAGATGGTCCAGGCGGCCAAGGCGTACGACAGCCCGTTCCATTTCACGTCCGCGAAGACGGGTACGAGCGTCGAGCTCGCGTTCCAGTCCCTCGCGGAGCGGATCGGCAAGGAGCGGTTCACCCGGAAGCTGGTCTCGGACGAGTGAGAATTATC
This genomic interval carries:
- a CDS encoding Rab family GTPase, which translates into the protein MDTKRMKVKVCLVGEAAVGKTSLIRRFVLDNFDDKYIQTLGTKVSKKELSAANVDPAGDMKIDMTIWDIMGQKGFRELLKEAYFYGAKGILAVCDATRRKTLEDLDDWIEGVYSVTGKIPIEFLANKVDLKDQIQVTEDEMVQAAKAYDSPFHFTSAKTGTSVELAFQSLAERIGKERFTRKLVSDE